The Mercurialis annua linkage group LG7, ddMerAnnu1.2, whole genome shotgun sequence genome includes the window GTCATTGAGCAAAAATTAGTTAATACTTAACCAACACAAAAACAGCAACTAGAACCTTTAAATTATACAAAAGTATATAAACTTAACACCATTTCATTTTCCTACAAAAGTATATAAACTTTTTTACTTATTTCTTTACCTTTTTGACCCTTAATGTGTTTAAATAGTACACAAAgactctttaaatttttcaaaaagacTATATTAGCCTTTATAATTCAAgatgtaaatttaaatttttattatttctattagtttattttcaagGTGTATTTTTTTAACTCATCTAACAATTTTAAAGACAGTGGGTTacttttaacaatttttaaatgGTTGCAATCtgttttaagaaataaattaaagaaaaagacCAATCTGTAGAGCTGGCCATGGGGCGGGTCAGCCCGCGGCCTGGAACCGGTCAAACTCGGAACCGGACTAAAACCGGCCCAATACCGTAGGAAGACCGATTCTGGGCCTGTTCCAGTTTTTTTGGACCGTGAACCGACGGTTCCGGGTCAGAACCGGCAGTTTAAGGGTCCGAaccgtttatttttttaaaatatatactttaaattatatattatatatgtttatatatgattaattataaaattatcactattataactttttaaaggCAAAAAGCTCACTTTAGCCCTTGAGGTCTGATCAAAAGAATTAATAAGATCCTGAGGTCGAAATCTGTTCAATTTGATCCTTGAGGTTGTCAAAACTGGCTAAATTATCACTCTAAAATTATCTAAAATGGTTCACATAAAACCGAAAGCTgactctatttatttttttcgttaATGGCAcatatgaaaaaattcaaaaacatacttaatatttaaaacacttattaattttatatttataatttattttaactattttcaccctctttttcatttaaatatcaaaaattaaataatatttaaaaattaaagtatttaTTAATACAATTGTAACTCAATTAAACACGTcgaaactcaattaaacacttcaaaacttaattaaaccaATCGAAACTAAATTTAGATCCAATTATatcaactaaaattaaaattaaatatttcgaAATCACTGGGTTTTTTTCGAATCAATTTCTAAAttgagtttaaaaaaaattaattttttttacatccCCGACTCACCAGTGTGAAGAACAGACCTAGTGAGTCTGTTCTTCACAGGTGAAGAACAGACCCGGCccgtgggtctgttcttcaccCGGCGATGTTTACTCAGGTAAAGAACAGACCCagtggatctgttcttcaccTGCGAAGAACATTACATTTTGTTCTTCGTAGGTGAAGAACATACTCACCGGGTCTGTTCTTCAGAGAGACGAACGACAATCCATTCGTCTTCTccgatataaaaaaattatttttaaattaaatttaaaaatagatttgaaaaaaaatcgacggtactatattttaattttcattaatttaatttgaatttcgaTTGGtctaaattttgatttgtttaattgtattttgtagtgtttaattaagtttcgaagtgtttaattagattttaaattttttaattgagtTTCGATTATTTTAATGgacatttaaattttcaatattatttaattattgatatttaaataaaaaagagagtagaaataattaaaaaaattataactataaaattagtaagtattttaaacattaaggatgtttttcaacttttttcatAAAAGCAACGTCAtcattagataaaaaaaattaagagaaaattacatgGAATCctccaaaatttcaaaactttatgttagtgactcaactttttttttcttgcaaaaatccctcaattttaaaatatcctTTTCATATCTACCTTTTAATGGTTGTCATTACTATTTTGTCCCTATAGTGTATTTTACCTATTGTGTTTCCAATACACTCAATAATTTCTCGTAATTTTACATAAACCGAACCATTTTTACCGAACCATCACCGGCCGGACCATTGttggccggaccaccgcggtcaacggccggaccactgCTGGTGAACGCCGGTCGGACCACCAATGGTTGGTGGTTTgaccatttttaatggttggaccaatacttgtttaataattaaaatttaaataaaacatcatATTGGGGTTAAGGGGATTTGAACCCTTGACATGTTACAAGAATGATCAAGTGCTTTGTCATTAAGGCAAAGGCTTATTGCTGTCAACATTTGCtctataatgtatatatatattatatacatctgattataaatttattagaatgaaattatttttatagtataaattaaatataaactaaatacagtttaaattaaagttactattaaattagtctaatttaatttatttaataaatatttacacagtaaaaatataaaatatacatatatttatattttacactctTTATTAATACATGAGTAAGATTAGTAAGATTTTTcacttgttaaaattaaaaaatataatggtttgTTGGTCAAACCTGAGGTGGTCGTGGTCGGATACGTGGTGGTGGGACCCGCCGTGGTGTgcaaaaattcaatataaacctaataacgacttaatgtcaactcaatgacaACTTAAtgttaactttattatttatactattaaaaataatttataaaatgacaaataaagtaatagtaatttaaaagcAAACTATTTAAGATTTTATTGACATGAGtcgaaagtaaatttaaaataaatgaaatgaatataaacttaatatgaactcaatgtcaacttaatataaactcaaagtcaacttaatgtgaacttaatataaatttatgtcaacttaatgtaaatttaatgttcactaaatatcaactcaaagtaaatattttgataaataattataaattttaaatgaaattatttttttattataatagtaaaattatttttttataattcatacttttaaaaataaactaattgtagAATGAAAGTATATTATGTaagattttttaaaatgatttatgtaaaattaatgtcaactcaacgtcgaatcaatgtaaactcaatgatgactcaatgtcaacccaatataaatttaatgtcaactcaacgtcgaatcaatgtaaactcaatgatgactcaatatgaactgaatataaacttaatatgaactgaatataaacttaatatgaactcaatgtcaactcaatataaactcaaagtaaacttaatgtgaacttaacataaatttatgtcaacttaatgtaaatttaatgttcactaaatattaactcaaagtaaatattttgataaataattataaattttaaatgaaattatttttttattataatagtaaaattatttttttataattcatacttttaaaaataaactaattgtatattgaaagtaaattatttaagatttttcgcaattatttgtgtaaattaatgtcaacttaacgtcaaatcaatgtaaattcaatgatgactcaatgtcaatccaatataaacctaatgtcaactcaacgtcgaatcaatgtaaactcaatgatgactcaatgtcaactcaatataaacctaatatcaactcaatgtaaacttaatataaattaaacttaatatcaactcaacgtcgactcaatgttaagtgaatgtaaatctaatatcaactcaatgtaaaattgatgtaaactacatgtcaattcaaagtaaatgttttagtaaattattataattttaaaaattaacttaatatcaactcaacgtcgacttaATATTAACTTAATgacgactcaatgtcaactcaatgtaaacgtaatgtcaattcaatgtaatcctaatgtcaactcagtgTAAATATCATGTCAATGCAAtgcaaacctaatgtcaactcaatataaatttaatgtcaatccgaaaaagtaaattattttaattttggaatgtaacttaatatcaactcaatgtgaacttaatgtcaactcgatgtgaacctaatgtcaattcaatgtaaacttgatgaaggttacatgtcaatttgaagcaatttttttagtaatttattataattttaaaaactaacttaatatcaactaaattaacttatataatttattttgagtttatatcgagttgacattaagttaattgtgtttctaatacattaatttataatttaattttaacttaatttactttaagttaatatttaatttacactagtattaatttaattagaataaattaatttaaattttaacaagcgtaatattttattagtattttataataatatattatttataatcaaccattttaatatgtttatatttagtttaaatgttttcttatacattattaaagagtAAATAAAGACAACAAACATGTCTTGCCTTGATGGTTAGACACATGGACTAAGAGTGAGAGGTCATGGGTTATATTCCTACTAATagcaaatttgtattttatttaattcttttaaaatctcaccactaTAGTTGACTGCCGTTGACCGCTGGTTGAccgccgttgaccgcggtggtccgggcGTTGACTGGCGTTGACCGTGGTGGTCCGACCGGTCGGACCAGAATTTGGTCGGTGGCGGTTGGTTAGTTTGTCTAACCAAATCCACATTTGCCACATGTCATCATTTGATTGATTCAAACATAGACCAATGAAATGTTGACAAATACCAAGGACAATAttgtctcattttttttattttgggttatgagggattttcgtaaactttttacttttttttgagagatttttgccaaaatcaaaatggtgagggaaaagtgaaacaccatagcacttttaggggatttgtgtaaaaaaaacccaaaaattAACGGTGTCAAGTGTTTGATATGATTTGAACCATTTTGGACAATTttagggctaataatcacctatGGCCCCTGACTTTTAGGGGTCCGatcactaaaccccctgatctttaaaaacgatcactaaaccccctgatctttgtggcggcgctcactaaaccccctGAGCCTAAAAATcgccaatttttttgaaaaataatgacATGGCAGCAACTTTTTAATGTCAAACCAACAAAAAATGACCCCATGTCAGGTGTCAGCTGACGCCTCAACACAAACTCCAAAATACcccaaaattcaattaaaaaaataaaaaatatcaatccAATCAAAACCAACCCAATTAAATCTAACCCAACCACTTAACCCCTAACCGTCGGCCACCACCGCTGCCACCATCCTCcggccaccaccaccaccactttCCAGCCACCATCATCTGTCCACCATCGTCTTAAAATTCCTGCCGTCTTCTTCATTGATATCTGTTCTTCATCAAGAAGAACATACCCGTTTCTGGTTCTGTTCTTCTTGATGAAGAACGGACTTGTAAATAAACTTCTTTTAGAGTTTTTAGGGAATAACGAGGAAGcactaaaagaaaatataatagtcctctaatttgttgttttattaGGGATACGGGGAAAAAATGCACTTAaattattgatttgatttacAAGGGGAGAAATTTGACAGCAATGAAcactaagaaaaataaaaattatactattgTTTGTGCAAAGCAGATCATGAAGATCTCTGGCGATTTAGTAGCATAGCCGATACCAAGAAAGATATAGAAATCACCAACAAAAAATGAATTTCATCAATAAATTTAGCAGGGAACATAAGAAATTACGACAAACAAAACATGAACATTACTTAATTTTCAACAATTGTACAAGCATTCTTTCGGTTCCTTATCCTACATTTTCTTAAGAACCAAAGACACTTTACAGGTCCAAACTCCAAACATATGTCATCCAAATCATCATGAAAAAAACACCCacattttggaaaaaaaatgcataaaaagTATTTCCAAAATTAatgtaacaaattaaaataaattcataaacagATAAATAAATCAAGAGATAAGGATCAACATTGATGAACAGATCATGAatgggtctgttcttcttgatgaagaacagatccaagAAGAAGATGGACAAGTGGTGGTGATCGGAGACGGATGACAGTGGTGGCCGGAGGCCGGTGATGGCGGTTAGGGGTGGATGGTTGGGTTAGATTTAATTAAGTTGGGTTTGATTAGGttaggtgttttaatttatttatttttaattaaaatttgggGTATTTTGGAGTTTGTTGTGAGGTGTCAGCTGACACCTGACATATGGTCagatttttgttggatttgacaTTTAAAAGTCGCTGCCACGTCATTAGTTTTCAAAGAAATCGGCGATTTTCAGGCTCAGGGGGTTaagtgagcgccgccacaaagattagggggtttactgatcgtttttaaaGATTAGGGGGTTTAGTGATCGGACCCCTAAAAGTCAGGGGTCATGGGTAATTATTGGCCTAATTTTAGGGATCAAAGTGAACAGACTTCGATCATAGAGTCTTATTAATTCTTTTGATTCGGCTTCAGAGGTtaaagtgagccttttgcctTTTTTAAATTTGGCAATAACCTTTAGGGATAATTATTAAAACCCCCGTGAGGTATAGTCTAACTAACTAAATCCCCCCTCAGTTTTTAATATCCACTAATTTCACCCATGTGAGATTATCAAATATATTAAGACCGATGTTttgaaaaccggaccggacctgACGGTCGGACCGGATTAACCGGGAACCGGCTAGGTGTCCGGTTtggttttttattaaaattggaatgttaaaaaaccggtcaaaaacCGGATTTGACCGGAAAAACCGGATTTTGCACAAAAACCGGACAAAACCGGTTTTCAATAAAATAGGCAAAAAATCACGTTTTTTTGCTAAAAAGTGCATTTCTGGCCCCTACTATGTGTGTCTTTTCTTTCTCTCATCCATATACATTGGTTTTCTCTCTCATATTAATTATTCTTACTATTTTCTCTCACATATgtcattttaacttttatataataaaatttttactaaaaaaacacCTACTCTctctaatattattatatactcTTAAATATGAATCAAGAAAATATattcttaaatattaattatttataattatatttcacataaaaaaaattataattatttttttatttgattattattaattattaaaatttaaaaattatatatttatctcttaaatattattatataattatattttataataaattattttaaaattaaaatataataacatgTTAAATCAAAAgttatgttttttaaaagttacatTTTTTCTCATacatataattattctatatacatataaatattgataaattatcattatatttcacacatttgataataaattctatattttatcatattttatatttatgatacatatatttttaatttaaataatttatatttattataattaaaaaatctgcttgaacccggttgaaccggtcaaaCCGTGAACCCCCGTCGAAGCCGGTTCGatctccggtccggttttaaaaacattgatcAAGAACCCCTCCATTAACATTTCCATCTATTCTCCGTTAATTTCTATGAAAATACCAATATAACCTTATTGATTAATGATGGTTTTTCTTAGGGTTttgctaaatttaaaataaaacatataaaaaggaaaaaagaaaaggCATCCTCACTTCTTTCGTTTTTGGTGGATATCACACTGTCACTCAAAAAATGTAACCTAATTTAAAAAACTGAATACCATAgagacttttttttttctattttggcCCTTTGTAAAACCCTAATCCAATATAgccatttcttttctttttatcaattcattCTATTTTCTTTTACTGATCAATCCATATTTGCAGTGGAACATAAACGTGCCATTATTACAAACTTGTCTTCTTCAAAATGACAAAAGAGgtatgtaaataaattttaattttcataatttttgaaaatgtagGTGTTTAATCTGTTACTTGAATTACGCTTCAATTATAAATgtatataaactaatttaattttaaaaaaaaatagttttttttttttttataaattgaaagtaTTCTCATGATTGTTTGGATTAGGGGTTGAGAAAGGAAAGGAAGGGAAGGGAATGGTTGTAAAATTTCAATCCTTGTTtgccaatatttttttaaaggttttgagGGGTTGAAAAACATTTCCAAGTAGAAATTTGCGTGTTTAATTTATTACTTTGATTAGTAactattttagttaaaaaatttaagccgAGAGTTACGAATTGTGTCTGCagtatttataattataactattttatttcttGCTTCAGAAGGATTGATTAGTGATGTGATGTTGGTTATTTGCAGTTGGAATTTTCACCTGATGGTACGTATGAAAATGGGTTAGTAGAGGATAAGGAGCAATGTGCAGTGAGTGAAAATATTGATGAGCTCAAGTTATTGTATTTagggatttttttatattgtttttattatttaataattaaaaaatagaaactaaCAGAGGATAGATGGAAATGTTAACGGAGGCGGGTCTTAGTATATTTGATGATTTCACAGGGGGATATTAGTGAATATTAAAAACTGAGGGGGGACTTAGTTAATTAGAGCATACTTCAGGGGGGTATTAGTAATTATCCCTAACCTTTAATGGAGATAATATAATTGTAACCGCTGCAAAACTGCTATCTCCAAGAAGAAGAGATAACCGTGGTCACTCTTGCTCTACACTCCGGAATTACAGACCGGCGTGATGACGGCGAAGGGGCAGTTGGACGGCTAACAGTGGTAAATTTCCATAACTTTATAACTTAGTGATGTCATTTATGGAGATACAATTTAATTAgcaatttttctatttttattcatCATCTTCTTTAATCTGATTTTatgcaacaaaaataaaaattatttatttgtgattTTTACCATACAGATGATAATTAATTTCTTGATTGTGAATTTGAGAAGTTAAAGTTTTAtgatcgtgattttttttttgtcaaagatagcctactctaattgttagcgggggttagcgggagttaatgttagacattttttaaataggcaCACTGCCCATGAATGTTGAGGGTCGAACACTCAACCTCATACACATATCATTAGAGTTTGGCCAACTAGGCCAAGCCTTGAAGTGTATGATCgtgaatttgaaaattaaacttttttgattatttttgagAAACATCAAGGATTCCAAttaaaatcatctatttttcttttttaccatTTGGCATCTACCTCGAATTTTTTCTGTTTCAATTCATGTTCTTTAACcaatttcataaattatttttattttttctgttcttctatttaaataatttgttgATCTAAATAAATGAGGGGTGcgattttaaagtttttatatACAATAACCCTAAAAAATTCAGTGCAATATAACGTCTTTTGGAGAAATGAAAAGTATTTTATCTAAggatttatatctttttatcattttatatattttgtttaatctaAAATAGACAGAATGATTTTCAGCTTTACTTTTATTCTGTGTTTGGAAGTTTCTTTTCTTCAAAAACGATAATTAGTGATGTATTTGTTTCCCATTTACTAACAGCTCGTCAAATGGTTATCTTAAATCCAAAAACTCAAGAATTCAAATTTCAGATCCTAATATGTTTTCTTTACATCCTTTATTCTTTCACAAGTTTTAAAAACCTCAACTTTTAGATTCATTTTTTGTTGTGGTTTTATGTTTCTTTCTTCTTACATTTTTGAGTTCGAAATTGAATTGTGTTTTTGAGTTCTATATTTGTTTATAactatttacaaatttttatacCACCCTATACATATAATATGTTTGCAATTTATTCATTACTTAGATGGATTTGTGTTtgcaccaaaataaaaaatatgtcacAAAAGGCCATAAAAccttttttttgtaaaaaggCCATAAAAccttttttttgtaaaaaggCCATTAAACTACGATTAATGGGCCAAAAATTGATTCCGGAACTTGATGTCAGAGGTTGACTCCAGAAGTTGATATCAAAGATtgacttcagaggttgatttgACTCTAGAGGGTGACTCCAGAAATTGCTTTCAGAGGTTCACTCCAGAAGTTGACCAAGTAATTCTCAGAAGATTCCGAAGACCCAAGTCCATTTTCAGAAGAATAAGCTCATATTTAAGATGGCCATTAAACTGTATTTTAAATGACCCAAAAACCCAAAATATTTATTGTCAGAAGAATAAAGCTAAGGCACGTGTTTTTAAAGCAGATAACCACATTTGCAGAAGTGGGGAAGTACTGTgagaacgtgtgcagttgaagATGACAAACAGTTAGTAGTTACCAAAAATACTGAAGACTATAAATAAAGAAGAAGCAAGAAATTTGAAGCCCCCGATCAATCATCCAAAAAACACGCCCAAAGGCTAAACACCCAAACTCTCTACaatttcaattttcttcaatcagtaaagaactttacgattgaattatTGTATTCTCTACACAATCACTTGTACTTTCACtttattcaattagtaaacacatttaccattgaattttgatattttctatTCAAGTtcttagcattaattgttggagtacttgttataatGTTAACCAAGCCCCAGTTGCTtgttttaagaagttaagttataatttggaatccgcttcctggcacaCCCGCATTTTGCACCCACTTGTTGCTACGGTTGTTCATCacaaacgcaaaacgccagCAACAATTTTTGGCACGCCCAATGGGACACTAAGAGTTATGGCTAGAACTCGAAGTATAAAAGGAAAAGATGTTATTGTATCTCAGGATGCAGTGGATGATTCTACCTCTCTAAATGTAAGACATGGAGACTATGTGGCTCACATGGTTAGAAACATCGAGAAAGACAATTTACATCTCCAAGGAAAGGTGAGCGATGATATACCATCTGGTTTCGAAAAACAACAGACACCAACTCGGGAAAATTTTGAGCCGAGATTGGTGGAGACCTTAGACATCTTATCAAAGGCCATGATGGAGATGAAACAAAGCCAGACCATGATAGATAAGAAGCAGTTCGATATGGAATGCTATTTGGCAGAATTAATAGTTGCCGTCAAATTATCATCCCATGATGGTGATGTACCAGAGGCTGTTAACAGAGCCAAACAAGATCCTAACCGACTCGGGGGGCAAGCCTCTGGAGGAGTTAAGGAGATTGGAAGCACTAGTCATGTATCAATCTCGAACTCGCCCTTTGACGAAAGGTACGTACCTCCTCATAAAAGAGATGAACTTgttcattttaacttttttaaaattaataatcaaactAGCCGAAATTCTAGGTCGTTTAATGCAGGTGCTAATCATCCTCCCAAGTATGATCCagaggttaatcaaaattaCACTTAACCTCTAGGCACATGGGGCAACTATTTTCCACAGGAGAGGAACCAACCTCTACCACACCAACCTGTAGCACGGCCACTTGACATGGAGGCAGTGAGAGAGCCCGTCCAGGAGCTATATGGTCCGGGTTTGAGACAAATAGACCGACCACAGTTTCACAAACCATATCCAGATCATATTGACAGGAAAAATCCTTATCCTAGAGGATATAAAATTCCTATCTTCTCTTTATTTTCTGGAGAGGATGGCCACTCCGCTATTGAGCACGTTGCTAAATTTACCATTCAATGTGGGGTTCTGGCCAACCTTGATAATATTGCTAATTTCAAGTTACGATTGTTTCCTAATTCCTTAACATGTACTGCTTTTACATGGTATGCCACCTTACCAAGGAACTCAGTGTTAACATGGGCGGAGATGGAAAGGTTGTTCCACACCCAGTTCTACCGTGTTGAGTCAGATTTGTATTACAGAATTATCTAGAATCTCTCAACGAAGTGGAGAGGACGCCGACATATATATCCACCTCTTTAAGAAGATGAGAAGCAGGTGCAAGTTGTCCTCCCAGAAACTGAGTATGTGAAAATGGCTCAGAGGGGTTTAGACATTGAGCTCCGGAAAAAGTTCCAAGGGATGGAGTTTAgggatttttataatttagctGCCAAAATGTTAGAATATGAAAAACTCTTGAAGGAGGAAAGTCACAAGAAGAAGGTGGCGATGGGCACCTACTATCAGGAGGTGGGATCATATGAAACCGCAGTAGCCGACCTCACGACAACTGGTTCATACACCTGCCCTATGTTGATTAAGAAGTCACCTGATGGCTGGAAGAAACAACAAAATTCCAATGCCCAACCTCTGTACACTTTTGAGATATCAAAAACAGAAGAAATTTTCGACTTTTTGTTGAAAGAGAAATTTATTACTCTGCCTCCTGATCATAAGATGCCTTCAAAGAAGGAGTTGAAAGGTAGAGAATATTGCAAGTTCCACAATTCATAGAACCACAAAACCAATTCATGTTGGGGGTTCAAGAATATTATCCAGGATCGGATCGCCAAGGGAATTTTGAAATTCTCAGAAAAGAAAGAGGCACTTGTGATAGATGAAGATCCTTTCCCGGCAGTGACATCTGTGAATGCCAGTGACCTTTCAGAGCTTGACTTGCGGTTGTTGTTGCACATAAAAAGAAAGCTCTGAATCATGGAACAAAATGATCAAAGAGCTAGAGGAGAACAAGCTGAAAGGGAGAGGAGATCAGAGGTGAAGCGAGATTATAGAGGAGAGAGAAGGCATGTATCTGGTTCTAGAAAATCTAACAATTTTGTTTCTACTAACCGTGCTCCTCTGAAAAAGCAAAACAGGGCATCTAACTATCAAAGAAGGCCACAAAGATATGTCTTTCTGGAGAGGCGATCCTATGTGTGGAGGAGAGATGAATAGCCAAAGGCTTCTTTGGCATCTAGAGAAAAACAGTCAGAGGTTCCACTGACCTTTAAAAACCGGAAGCAAGAACCAAAATTTGTGGTACAGCCATTGGTCTCTTCTAGTCCAAGGTGTCACACCTATTATCACAAAGAATTTCCCCCTCCATTGACAAGAACTCAGAAGAGGAGGCGCCAGAGGTTGAGGGCTGTTACAAGAAAT containing:
- the LOC126654984 gene encoding uncharacterized protein LOC126654984, which codes for MARTRSIKGKDVIVSQDAVDDSTSLNVRHGDYVAHMVRNIEKDNLHLQGKVSDDIPSGFEKQQTPTRENFEPRLVETLDILSKAMMEMKQSQTMIDKKQFDMECYLAELIVAVKLSSHDGDVPEAVNRAKQDPNRLGGQASGGVKEIGSTSHVSISNSPFDERYVPPHKRDELVHFNFFKINNQTSRNSRSFNAGANHPPKYDPEERNQPLPHQPVARPLDMEAVREPVQELYGPGLRQIDRPQFHKPYPDHIDRKNPYPRGYKIPIFSLFSGEDGHSAIEHVAKFTIQCGVLANLDNIANFKLRLFPNSLTCTAFTWYATLPRNSVLTWAEMERLFHTQFYRVESDLYYRII